The following proteins are encoded in a genomic region of Thioclava nitratireducens:
- a CDS encoding DUF1523 family protein — protein MRYVKWGFWLVVIGFAAVFLHYNLPRHDIVRIVGTEVRRIDFGENSIFWAAPDVGTANATSRDVRFINTVRPNGKTLVFRNEDTGWGWPPYFKLDSSDLQAQAESLISTSADPIWVSVTRYGWRSRWLTIFPNAVGLKVVPAPDTRIIPWANIVILTLLVIIVLTIRAMWRQFRQRSIDPLFEEAGEAWDDAEEGAKGWFDRFIGRK, from the coding sequence ATGCGTTACGTGAAATGGGGCTTCTGGCTGGTCGTGATCGGCTTCGCCGCGGTGTTCCTGCATTACAACCTGCCACGCCATGACATCGTGCGGATCGTCGGCACCGAGGTGCGCCGGATCGACTTCGGCGAGAACTCGATCTTCTGGGCCGCGCCCGATGTAGGCACTGCGAACGCCACGAGCCGCGATGTGCGCTTCATCAACACGGTGCGCCCGAACGGCAAGACGCTGGTCTTTCGCAACGAAGATACCGGCTGGGGGTGGCCGCCCTATTTCAAGCTCGACAGTTCGGATTTGCAGGCACAGGCCGAGTCGCTGATCTCGACCTCGGCCGATCCGATCTGGGTGTCGGTCACGCGCTATGGCTGGCGCTCGCGCTGGCTGACGATCTTTCCGAATGCGGTCGGACTGAAGGTCGTGCCCGCTCCCGATACGCGCATTATCCCTTGGGCGAATATCGTCATCCTGACGCTGCTCGTCATCATCGTCCTGACGATCCGCGCGATGTGGCGGCAGTTCCGTCAGCGCTCGATCGATCCGCTTTTCGAGGAGGCGGGCGAAGCCTGGGACGATGCCGAGGAAGGTGCGAAGGGTTGGTTCGACCGCTTCATCGGACGCAAGTGA
- a CDS encoding NAD-dependent succinate-semialdehyde dehydrogenase gives MLDDKTDLKSILKDPSLLVTKALVAGEWVDADDGTTFEVTNPARGDVICTVPDLGRAETARAIAAADEAMKDWAARTGKERAQIMRKWYDLMMENQDDLGAILTAEMGKPLAEAKGEIAYGAGFIEWFGEEAKRVYGETIPGHQRDKRITVIKQPIGVAASITPWNFPNAMIARKAGPALAVGCGFVCRPASETPLSALAMAVLGERAGLPKGILSVITSAKASDIGKEFCENHTVRKLTFTGSTEVGRILLRQAADQVMKCSMELGGNAPFIVFDDADLDAAVEGAMASKFRNNGQTCVCANRIYVQSGVYEAFAEKLAKAVEKLKVGDGLKEGVEAGPLINEDAVKKVQEHIQDVLDHGGSIVTGGARHEMGGTFFQPTVLTGVTQEAKVSHEETFGPVAPLFKFETEQEAIAKANDTIFGLASYFYARDVGRITRVQEGLEYGIVGVNTGLISTEVAPFGGVKQSGLGREGSHHGVEDYLEMKYICLAV, from the coding sequence ATGCTCGACGACAAGACCGACCTCAAATCCATCCTCAAGGATCCCTCGCTTCTGGTGACCAAGGCCCTCGTCGCGGGCGAATGGGTCGATGCCGATGACGGCACCACCTTCGAGGTGACCAACCCGGCGCGCGGCGACGTGATCTGCACCGTGCCCGATCTGGGCCGCGCCGAAACCGCCCGCGCCATCGCTGCCGCCGACGAGGCGATGAAGGACTGGGCGGCGCGCACCGGCAAGGAACGCGCGCAGATCATGCGCAAATGGTACGACCTGATGATGGAGAACCAGGACGATCTCGGCGCGATCCTGACCGCCGAGATGGGCAAGCCGCTGGCCGAGGCGAAGGGCGAGATCGCCTATGGCGCAGGCTTCATCGAGTGGTTCGGCGAAGAGGCCAAGCGCGTCTACGGCGAGACGATCCCGGGCCATCAGCGCGACAAGCGGATCACCGTGATCAAGCAGCCGATCGGGGTAGCAGCCTCGATCACGCCGTGGAACTTTCCCAACGCGATGATCGCGCGCAAGGCGGGCCCGGCGCTTGCCGTGGGCTGCGGCTTCGTCTGCCGCCCGGCCTCGGAGACGCCGCTCTCGGCGCTGGCGATGGCGGTACTGGGTGAACGGGCGGGCCTGCCCAAAGGCATCCTCTCGGTCATCACCTCCGCGAAAGCCTCCGATATCGGCAAGGAATTCTGCGAGAACCACACCGTGCGCAAGCTGACCTTCACCGGCTCGACCGAGGTGGGACGTATCCTGCTGCGTCAAGCGGCGGATCAGGTGATGAAATGCTCGATGGAGCTGGGCGGCAACGCGCCCTTCATCGTGTTCGACGACGCAGATCTCGATGCGGCGGTCGAAGGCGCGATGGCGTCGAAATTCCGCAATAACGGTCAGACCTGCGTCTGCGCCAACCGCATCTACGTCCAGTCCGGGGTCTATGAGGCTTTCGCCGAGAAGCTGGCCAAGGCGGTCGAGAAGCTCAAGGTGGGCGATGGTCTGAAGGAAGGCGTAGAGGCCGGTCCGCTGATCAACGAGGACGCGGTCAAGAAGGTGCAGGAGCACATTCAGGACGTGCTCGACCACGGCGGCTCGATCGTCACCGGCGGCGCGCGTCACGAGATGGGCGGTACCTTCTTCCAGCCGACCGTGCTGACCGGGGTCACGCAGGAGGCCAAGGTATCGCATGAGGAGACCTTCGGCCCGGTCGCCCCGCTCTTCAAGTTCGAGACCGAGCAGGAGGCGATCGCCAAGGCCAATGACACGATCTTCGGCCTCGCGAGCTATTTCTACGCCCGCGACGTGGGCCGCATCACCCGCGTGCAGGAGGGTCTGGAATACGGGATCGTCGGCGTGAACACCGGCCTGATCTCGACCGAAGTCGCGCCTTTCGGCGGCGTGAAGCAATCCGGTCTGGGCCGCGAGGGGTCGCATCACGGCGTCGAGGACTATCTCGAGATGAAATATATCTGTCTCGCGGTCTGA
- the panC gene encoding pantoate--beta-alanine ligase — protein MTQVIRKAAELRDKVAAWKRSGMLVGVVPTMGALHDGHLSLARAARKQSDRVIVTVFVNPMQFNNASDLDKYPRDEAQDLALLETEGVDVLFAPGVDEVYPDGFSTTVSVSGITEPLEGAFRPGHFDGVATVCSKLFGMTQAGRAFFGEKDWQQLQVVQQLTRDLNMPIRIIGCPTIREEDGLAMSSRNVRLTARERALAPRLHKVMQEAAAKIRDGVPVEGALNDAKAELKEAGFGELDYLELRTVDGLKPAADLSQPTRMLAAIWLGDVRLIDNIAV, from the coding sequence ATGACGCAGGTGATCCGCAAGGCCGCTGAACTGCGCGACAAGGTGGCGGCGTGGAAGCGCTCGGGGATGCTGGTCGGCGTGGTGCCGACGATGGGCGCGCTGCATGACGGCCACCTCAGCCTCGCCCGCGCCGCGCGCAAGCAATCGGACCGCGTGATCGTGACGGTCTTCGTGAACCCGATGCAGTTCAACAATGCCTCGGATCTCGACAAATACCCGCGCGACGAGGCACAGGATCTGGCGCTTCTGGAAACGGAAGGGGTCGACGTGCTCTTCGCGCCCGGTGTGGACGAGGTCTATCCCGACGGGTTCTCTACCACCGTGTCCGTGTCGGGTATCACCGAGCCGCTCGAGGGCGCCTTCCGGCCGGGCCATTTCGATGGCGTGGCGACGGTCTGCTCGAAGCTCTTCGGCATGACGCAGGCGGGGCGCGCATTCTTCGGCGAGAAGGATTGGCAGCAATTGCAGGTGGTCCAGCAGCTTACCCGCGATCTCAACATGCCGATCCGCATCATCGGCTGCCCGACCATCCGCGAAGAGGACGGTCTGGCAATGTCCTCGCGCAATGTGCGGCTGACCGCTCGGGAGCGAGCACTGGCGCCGCGTCTGCATAAGGTGATGCAGGAGGCGGCCGCGAAGATCCGCGACGGCGTGCCGGTCGAAGGCGCGCTCAACGATGCGAAAGCCGAGTTGAAGGAAGCGGGCTTTGGGGAACTCGATTACCTCGAGCTGCGCACGGTCGACGGGCTGAAGCCCGCGGCGGATCTGTCGCAACCGACGCGGATGCTGGCCGCGATCTGGCTCGGCGATGTGCGTCTGATCGACAATATCGCGGTCTGA
- a CDS encoding P1 family peptidase, whose translation MKAGPNNLITDIAGLRVGNAEDAGLRSGVSVLVGERPFTAAVQVMGGAPGTRETDLLAPDKLVQEVDALVLSGGSAFGLGACDGVMAGLRAQGRGFAVGDQRVPIVPGAILFDLLNGGDKSWVDTPYPGLGRAALQAASERFEIGSAGAGFGAMTGTVKGGLGSASAVLESGFTVGALVAVNALGSATVGEGPHFWAAPWEIAGEFGGLGPAPRHGPATEPEPTKRQGEATTIAIVATDGALSQAQAQRMATAAHDGMARAIVPSHTPMDGDLIFAAATGEKPLHDPVRDPFQLGHAASCVLARAIARAIYEAKEHPGDLQPCWRSRYGTSHTPAH comes from the coding sequence ATGAAGGCAGGGCCGAACAATCTGATCACCGATATCGCCGGGCTGCGCGTGGGCAATGCCGAAGATGCGGGCCTGCGCTCGGGCGTGAGCGTTCTGGTCGGCGAGCGCCCCTTCACGGCGGCGGTGCAGGTGATGGGCGGCGCCCCCGGGACGCGGGAGACCGATCTTCTTGCGCCGGACAAGCTGGTGCAGGAGGTCGATGCGCTTGTGCTCTCGGGCGGTTCGGCCTTCGGGCTTGGTGCCTGCGATGGGGTGATGGCGGGGCTGCGCGCGCAAGGCCGCGGTTTCGCGGTGGGCGATCAGCGCGTTCCGATCGTGCCCGGCGCGATCCTGTTCGATCTGCTCAATGGTGGCGACAAGAGTTGGGTCGACACGCCCTATCCCGGGCTCGGGCGCGCGGCGCTCCAGGCGGCTTCTGAGCGGTTCGAGATCGGCAGCGCCGGGGCGGGCTTCGGGGCGATGACCGGCACGGTGAAGGGCGGACTTGGCTCTGCCTCGGCCGTGCTGGAGAGCGGCTTCACGGTGGGGGCACTCGTAGCAGTGAATGCGCTCGGCTCGGCGACCGTCGGCGAGGGGCCGCATTTCTGGGCCGCGCCTTGGGAAATCGCGGGCGAATTCGGCGGACTCGGTCCAGCGCCCCGGCACGGTCCCGCCACCGAGCCCGAACCGACGAAACGCCAGGGCGAGGCCACCACCATCGCCATCGTCGCGACCGATGGAGCCCTCAGCCAAGCGCAGGCGCAGCGCATGGCCACCGCGGCCCATGACGGCATGGCGCGGGCCATCGTGCCCTCGCACACGCCGATGGACGGCGATCTGATCTTCGCCGCCGCGACCGGCGAGAAGCCCCTGCACGACCCGGTCCGCGACCCGTTCCAGCTTGGCCATGCGGCGTCTTGCGTGCTTGCCCGGGCCATCGCCCGCGCCATCTATGAGGCCAAAGAACACCCCGGCGATCTGCAGCCCTGCTGGCGCAGCCGTTACGGAACATCCCACACCCCGGCGCATTGA
- a CDS encoding acetylornithine deacetylase/succinyl-diaminopimelate desuccinylase family protein: MDLATRLKTAIDARRDALIALTQALIRIPTLNPPGRNYREICEYLAERLSERGFATEMIRARGAPGDSEPYPRWNLVARFEGARPGDCVHFNSHHDVVEIGHGWTRDPFGAEIDGDRIYGRGACDMKGGLAASVIAAEAFLDTCPDFRGSIEISVTADEESGGYGGVAYLAEQGRFDSARVQHVIIPEPLHKDQICLGHRGVWWAEIETHGRIAHGSMPFLGDSAIRHMSAVLSEMEETLYPLLLGKHTEMPVIPEGARASTLNVNSIHGGAPEEEADYTGLPTPCVADRCRIVIDRRFLIEEDLAEVKAEIADLMERVRAQRPSFRYEIRDLFEVQPTMTDKGAPIVRSTAAAIEAVLGREAAYVVSPGTYDQKHIDRIGRLQNCIAYGPGLLELAHQPDEWVGIEDMTDSAKVMALVLAELLGS; encoded by the coding sequence ATGGACCTTGCCACTCGCCTCAAGACCGCCATTGATGCCCGCCGCGACGCGTTGATCGCGCTGACGCAGGCCTTGATCCGCATCCCGACGCTGAACCCGCCGGGGCGCAATTACCGCGAAATCTGCGAATATCTTGCCGAGCGTCTCTCCGAACGCGGGTTTGCGACCGAGATGATCCGCGCCCGTGGCGCGCCCGGCGACAGCGAGCCCTATCCGCGCTGGAACCTCGTCGCCCGCTTCGAGGGCGCGCGCCCCGGCGACTGCGTGCATTTCAATTCACATCACGACGTGGTCGAGATCGGCCACGGCTGGACCCGCGATCCGTTCGGCGCCGAGATCGACGGCGACCGCATCTACGGGCGCGGCGCCTGCGACATGAAGGGCGGGCTGGCGGCCTCGGTGATCGCTGCAGAGGCCTTCCTCGACACCTGCCCCGACTTCAGGGGCAGCATCGAGATTTCCGTCACTGCCGACGAGGAATCGGGCGGCTATGGCGGCGTGGCCTATCTGGCCGAGCAAGGCCGCTTCGATTCCGCCCGCGTGCAGCACGTCATCATCCCCGAGCCGCTGCACAAGGACCAGATCTGCCTCGGCCATCGCGGCGTCTGGTGGGCCGAAATCGAAACCCACGGCCGCATCGCGCATGGCTCGATGCCCTTCCTCGGCGACAGCGCGATCCGCCATATGAGCGCCGTTCTGAGCGAGATGGAGGAGACGCTCTATCCCCTCCTTCTGGGCAAGCATACCGAGATGCCCGTGATCCCCGAAGGCGCGCGGGCCTCGACGCTGAACGTCAATTCGATCCATGGCGGCGCGCCGGAAGAGGAGGCCGATTACACCGGCCTTCCCACGCCTTGTGTCGCCGATCGCTGCCGCATCGTAATCGACCGCCGCTTTCTGATCGAGGAAGACCTTGCCGAGGTAAAGGCCGAGATTGCAGACCTGATGGAACGCGTGAGGGCGCAGCGCCCGAGCTTCCGATACGAAATCCGCGACCTGTTCGAAGTGCAGCCCACGATGACCGACAAGGGCGCGCCTATCGTGCGCTCCACCGCCGCCGCGATCGAGGCTGTGCTGGGCCGCGAGGCGGCGTATGTCGTCTCGCCCGGTACCTATGACCAGAAACACATCGACCGCATCGGCCGGCTGCAGAATTGCATCGCCTACGGGCCGGGCCTTCTGGAACTCGCCCATCAGCCCGACGAATGGGTCGGCATCGAGGATATGACCGACAGCGCGAAGGTCATGGCGCTGGTTCTGGCGGAACTGCTGGGTTCGTAG
- the panB gene encoding 3-methyl-2-oxobutanoate hydroxymethyltransferase: protein MSVTGTTRQKMPADILAMKGGAPIVCLTAYTTPIAKLVDSHCDLVLVGDSVGMVLHGLPSTLGVTMEMMILHGKAVARGLSNALMVIDMPFGSYEESPAQAFRNASRLMAETGAGAVKLEGGAHMAETIAFLTARGIPVQAHIGLTPQSVNTLGGYKVQGRGDSRARLVKDAKAVADAGAFSVVLEKVPQGLADEITAMVAIPTVGIGAGAGCDGQVLVVDDMLGLFTDFKPKFVKRFGQLGQEAEAAVADYAAEVRDRSFPAAEHSFADEVKK, encoded by the coding sequence ATGAGCGTCACCGGAACCACGCGGCAGAAGATGCCCGCAGATATTCTCGCGATGAAGGGCGGCGCGCCGATCGTTTGCCTGACCGCCTACACCACGCCGATTGCGAAGCTGGTCGACAGCCATTGCGATCTCGTGCTGGTCGGCGACTCGGTGGGCATGGTGCTCCACGGACTGCCTTCGACGCTGGGCGTCACCATGGAAATGATGATCCTCCACGGCAAGGCCGTGGCGCGCGGTCTGTCGAATGCGCTGATGGTGATCGACATGCCCTTCGGCTCCTACGAGGAAAGCCCGGCGCAGGCGTTCCGCAACGCGTCGCGGCTGATGGCCGAGACCGGCGCGGGGGCGGTGAAGCTCGAAGGTGGGGCGCATATGGCCGAGACCATCGCTTTCCTGACCGCGCGCGGTATCCCGGTGCAGGCCCATATCGGGCTGACCCCGCAATCGGTGAACACGCTGGGTGGCTACAAGGTGCAGGGCCGCGGCGACAGCCGGGCGCGTCTGGTCAAGGATGCGAAGGCGGTTGCCGACGCGGGGGCGTTCTCGGTGGTGCTGGAAAAAGTGCCGCAGGGGCTGGCCGACGAGATCACCGCGATGGTCGCTATCCCCACTGTCGGCATCGGCGCGGGCGCCGGCTGCGACGGGCAGGTGCTGGTGGTCGATGACATGCTGGGCCTCTTCACCGATTTCAAACCGAAATTCGTCAAGCGTTTCGGCCAGCTCGGTCAGGAAGCCGAAGCCGCCGTCGCCGATTACGCAGCCGAAGTACGTGATCGCAGCTTCCCGGCAGCCGAGCACAGCTTCGCCGACGAGGTGAAGAAATGA
- a CDS encoding L,D-transpeptidase has product MTASYSTLKRAIRPAMLFGLAGILAACASAPEQRYAQPTQSTKAVPSEYQAREDDGKTIPAINPKYLVERNRRQIVPYHGPEAVGTIVVDPYARFLYYITEPGKAERYGIAVGRDGKTFSGSATIERKQEYPSWTPTQNMIQEDPDLYGPLKDGLPGGLDNPLGARALYLYQGNRDTYYRIHGTMDPSSIGRATSAGCIRLFNQDIIDLFSKVPKGTPVKVRSRAESLEMEGPVVQLHSGYVVSAYNQVAINEDEAAWKAGRIPDQKKVEEEQHQASVAMAQEVGGSGENANSTVDCGYSGTGTCVDSNN; this is encoded by the coding sequence GTGACCGCGAGTTATTCGACGCTCAAACGCGCGATCCGACCGGCCATGCTCTTCGGGCTGGCTGGCATCTTGGCTGCCTGCGCGAGTGCGCCGGAACAGCGCTACGCGCAACCGACCCAGTCGACGAAGGCCGTGCCCTCGGAATATCAGGCGCGCGAAGATGACGGGAAAACCATCCCGGCGATCAACCCGAAGTATTTGGTTGAGCGCAACCGCCGTCAGATCGTGCCCTATCACGGGCCCGAGGCCGTCGGGACGATCGTCGTCGATCCTTATGCGCGCTTCCTCTACTACATCACCGAGCCGGGCAAGGCAGAGCGCTACGGCATCGCCGTGGGCCGCGATGGCAAGACTTTCTCGGGCAGCGCCACGATCGAGCGCAAGCAGGAATATCCGAGCTGGACGCCGACCCAGAACATGATCCAGGAAGATCCCGACCTCTACGGGCCGCTGAAAGACGGTCTGCCGGGCGGTCTGGACAACCCGCTGGGCGCGCGCGCGCTTTATCTTTACCAGGGCAACCGCGATACCTATTACCGGATTCACGGCACGATGGACCCGTCCTCGATCGGTCGTGCCACCTCGGCCGGCTGTATCCGCCTCTTCAACCAGGACATCATCGACCTGTTTTCGAAAGTGCCGAAGGGCACGCCGGTGAAGGTTCGCAGCCGCGCCGAAAGCCTCGAGATGGAAGGGCCCGTGGTGCAGCTGCATTCGGGCTACGTGGTCTCCGCCTATAATCAGGTGGCGATCAACGAGGACGAGGCCGCGTGGAAAGCGGGCCGGATTCCCGATCAGAAGAAAGTCGAAGAGGAACAGCATCAGGCTTCGGTCGCGATGGCCCAAGAGGTCGGCGGCTCGGGCGAGAATGCCAACTCCACTGTCGATTGCGGCTATTCCGGCACCGGCACCTGTGTCGATAGCAACAACTGA
- a CDS encoding BolA/IbaG family iron-sulfur metabolism protein yields the protein MAMEAHDIEALIRAEFPDAKITITDLAGDGNHWAAEVIDESFRGKNRVQQQRAVYAALKGAMDGPNGVLHALALTTKAPE from the coding sequence ATGGCAATGGAAGCCCATGACATCGAAGCCCTGATCCGGGCCGAATTCCCCGATGCCAAGATCACGATCACTGATCTCGCCGGGGATGGAAATCATTGGGCAGCGGAGGTCATTGACGAGAGCTTCCGCGGCAAGAACCGAGTCCAGCAACAGCGCGCGGTCTATGCCGCGCTCAAAGGGGCGATGGACGGGCCGAACGGGGTGCTGCACGCGCTCGCACTGACCACCAAGGCGCCCGAGTGA
- a CDS encoding SDR family oxidoreductase, which translates to MRLEGKSAIVTGAGSGFGAGIARRFAAEGARVLVADLNAEAAQAIADETGGVACTVDVSRDADVAAMAEAAREAFGQIDILVNNAGTTHLPKPMEDVSEEEFDRILRVNAKSVYLTARHIVPEMKARGAGAILNVASTAGVSPRPNLSWYNASKGWMITATRAMAVELAPSGVRVNAINPVAGETPLLKSFMGEDTPEIRAKFLSTIPLGRFSTPEDMANAALFLCSDEASMITGVALEVDGGRCI; encoded by the coding sequence ATGAGACTGGAAGGCAAAAGCGCGATCGTCACCGGCGCGGGCTCGGGCTTCGGCGCGGGGATCGCGCGCCGCTTCGCCGCCGAGGGCGCGCGTGTACTGGTCGCGGATCTCAACGCGGAGGCCGCACAGGCCATTGCGGACGAAACCGGCGGCGTGGCCTGCACCGTGGATGTCAGCCGCGATGCGGATGTTGCTGCCATGGCGGAGGCCGCACGCGAGGCCTTCGGTCAGATCGACATTCTGGTGAACAACGCCGGGACCACCCATCTGCCGAAGCCGATGGAGGACGTGAGCGAGGAGGAATTCGATCGCATCCTGAGGGTGAACGCGAAATCGGTCTACCTGACGGCGCGCCATATCGTGCCGGAGATGAAGGCGCGCGGCGCGGGCGCGATCCTGAACGTGGCCTCCACCGCCGGCGTTAGTCCGCGGCCCAATCTAAGTTGGTACAACGCCTCGAAGGGCTGGATGATCACAGCCACCCGCGCGATGGCGGTCGAGCTGGCGCCGTCCGGCGTGCGGGTCAACGCGATCAACCCGGTCGCCGGAGAGACCCCGCTCCTGAAGAGCTTCATGGGTGAGGACACACCGGAGATCCGTGCGAAGTTTCTCTCCACCATCCCGCTCGGGCGGTTTTCGACCCCCGAAGATATGGCGAATGCAGCGCTGTTCCTGTGCTCGGACGAGGCGAGCATGATCACCGGCGTTGCGCTGGAAGTGGATGGCGGGCGCTGTATCTGA
- the grxD gene encoding Grx4 family monothiol glutaredoxin codes for MNAQDQIAQQISENDVVLFMKGTKDMPQCGFSSRVAGVLNFMGVTYKDVNVLADQDIRQGIKDYSDWPTIPQLYVKGEFVGGCDIITEMTLSGELDQLFETKGVSFNKEAAEQIRAANA; via the coding sequence ATGAACGCGCAAGACCAGATCGCCCAGCAAATCTCCGAGAATGACGTCGTTCTCTTCATGAAGGGCACCAAGGACATGCCGCAATGCGGGTTTTCGAGCCGCGTCGCGGGCGTGCTCAACTTCATGGGCGTGACCTACAAGGACGTCAACGTGCTGGCGGATCAGGACATCCGTCAGGGCATCAAGGACTATTCGGACTGGCCGACCATCCCGCAGCTCTACGTCAAAGGCGAGTTCGTCGGCGGCTGCGACATCATCACCGAGATGACCCTCTCGGGTGAGCTGGATCAGCTCTTCGAGACCAAGGGCGTGAGCTTCAACAAGGAAGCTGCCGAGCAGATCCGCGCCGCCAACGCCTGA
- a CDS encoding aldehyde dehydrogenase family protein encodes MSLPLWFDPEEILIGGVWHKTNARLQVECPSDGREIAQIARGGKPEIDAAVEAAQAALAGEWGQLSAAERGRLLLKMSRLVLAHAEDLAVIEALDVGKPLTQARADVAALARYLEFYGGAADKVMGETIPYLNGYTAYTLREPHGVTAHIVPWNYPMQIIGRSVGAALAMGNAAVVKPAEEASLTALAFGRIAQEAGMPAGALNIVPGLGEEAGAALSAHPGIDHISFTGSVAVGQRIQAAAATNVVPVTLELGGKSPQLVFADADLDRALPFLVNAGIQNAGQTCSASSRILVQRSRYDEVLEMMAARYRSLVAGPALGDHDLGPLISGRQKEIVEGYLALAADLTIAAQGRIAEDVPAGGHYVAPTLIGGGHGAHRLAQEEIFGPAQIVIPFEDEEEAVAIANGTEYGLVASVWSENGGRTMRLARRLRAGQVFLNNYGAGGGVELPFGGVGKSGHGREKGFEALYGFSVLKTVAAWHG; translated from the coding sequence ATGAGTTTGCCGCTTTGGTTCGATCCCGAGGAGATACTGATCGGAGGCGTCTGGCACAAGACCAATGCGCGCCTGCAAGTGGAATGCCCGTCCGATGGGCGCGAAATCGCGCAGATCGCCCGGGGCGGGAAGCCGGAGATCGACGCGGCGGTCGAGGCCGCGCAGGCCGCGCTTGCGGGCGAATGGGGGCAGTTGAGCGCGGCGGAACGCGGGCGGCTCCTGCTGAAGATGTCGAGGCTCGTGCTGGCCCATGCCGAGGATCTCGCGGTGATCGAGGCGCTCGATGTCGGCAAACCACTGACGCAGGCGCGGGCCGATGTGGCGGCGCTCGCGCGCTATCTCGAATTCTACGGCGGCGCCGCCGACAAGGTGATGGGCGAGACGATCCCCTATCTCAACGGCTACACCGCCTACACGCTGCGCGAGCCGCATGGCGTGACTGCGCATATCGTGCCGTGGAACTACCCGATGCAGATCATCGGCCGCTCGGTCGGGGCCGCGCTGGCGATGGGCAACGCGGCGGTCGTGAAACCCGCCGAGGAAGCCTCGCTCACCGCGCTGGCCTTCGGACGGATCGCGCAAGAAGCCGGAATGCCAGCCGGCGCGCTCAATATCGTGCCCGGTCTGGGCGAAGAAGCCGGCGCCGCGCTCTCGGCCCATCCGGGGATCGACCACATCTCCTTCACCGGATCGGTCGCGGTGGGCCAGCGCATCCAAGCTGCGGCGGCCACCAATGTCGTGCCCGTCACGCTGGAGCTCGGTGGCAAATCCCCGCAGCTCGTCTTCGCCGATGCCGATCTCGACCGCGCGCTGCCCTTCCTCGTGAATGCTGGCATCCAGAACGCGGGCCAGACCTGCTCGGCCTCGTCGCGCATCCTCGTACAGCGCAGCCGCTACGACGAGGTTCTGGAAATGATGGCCGCACGCTATCGAAGCCTCGTCGCGGGACCCGCGCTTGGCGATCACGACCTCGGCCCGCTGATCTCGGGGCGGCAGAAAGAGATCGTCGAGGGCTATCTGGCGCTCGCCGCCGACCTTACTATCGCGGCCCAAGGCCGGATCGCCGAGGACGTCCCCGCAGGCGGCCATTACGTCGCGCCGACCCTGATCGGTGGCGGCCACGGCGCACATCGGCTCGCGCAGGAGGAAATCTTCGGCCCGGCGCAGATCGTCATCCCCTTCGAGGACGAGGAAGAGGCCGTCGCCATCGCGAACGGCACAGAATACGGGCTCGTCGCCTCTGTCTGGTCGGAGAATGGCGGGCGCACGATGCGGCTCGCCCGCCGCCTGCGCGCGGGACAGGTCTTCCTGAACAATTATGGCGCAGGTGGCGGCGTGGAGCTTCCCTTCGGTGGCGTCGGCAAATCCGGCCACGGGCGCGAGAAAGGGTTCGAGGCGCTCTATGGCTTCTCCGTCCTGAAAACCGTCGCCGCCTGGCATGGCTGA